The sequence AGACATCATAGTTTTAAAGGCCAGAGAAAAAGATTTCAAGGATATGAAAATATTGGTGGACACAAGAAAGATTTATGTACAGGAAGAAGGAAGCAGGTGAAATATTAGTTATTTTGTAACTCTTGCCATCCTTTTCATGTTGACTGAGAATTCTTTTTGTTTCAATTTTTCCTTAGTGACCACGAAAAACCAACAATTCAAAGCCTTTTAAAAGTTGACCCTAAGAAGGAAAATATGACAGAACCAAAAACCCTGCCACCAGCGGATGTTGTCTTCACTGCTGGTCTTCTAGATGTTATCAGCAAAGACGAAAAGGATTTCATAAAATTACTCAGAAAGATCTCACATCTTCTAAAACCTAAAGGGCGCATCATTTTAATTGGAGATTTAAATGCAATATATATAAAAGTTGGGGAGGAGAAACTCAaggtattaaaacacaatgagGATTTTGTTAGTAAGGCTCTCATTGGAGAAAAGTTTATTATCGAAGATCAGATGACAGTAAAGAGTGTGATATGTATTACAGCCCATAAGGAAAAATAGTAATATATGAGGTCAGCACGTCTTTAGTTTATTTGCAATACATCTGATTAtgagaaaaaatcaaaaagtgatgaaaaaaatgcaatgtgtttttgagaaCTTTCCTGCTAATACttagtcttaggccccttctacacttgcgtttttcaagcACGTGTTCTACGCATGCTTTTGAAGTGCAGAACTTTCATTGCACTCttttttaacacgcgtttaaatctcgacatgctctgcttttgcaagtcatgtgcatgaaaaatgcaccatactagtctatggagatgcatcaaaaaagcattgcactctgagacacgagtgcacgcaagtgcaatgcaagtgcaatgcatttttcacgcatcaattgcca comes from Engystomops pustulosus chromosome 6, aEngPut4.maternal, whole genome shotgun sequence and encodes:
- the LOC140065754 gene encoding nicotinamide N-methyltransferase-like produces the protein MMDSSMQEPFQLYDFDFKKYLEDHFSGHGKEGLFIDLSIGCLVDHLSTANKYFKDIIVLKAREKDFKDMKILVDTRKIYVQEEGSSDHEKPTIQSLLKVDPKKENMTEPKTLPPADVVFTAGLLDVISKDEKDFIKLLRKISHLLKPKGRIILIGDLNAIYIKVGEEKLKVLKHNEDFVSKALIGEKFIIEDQMTVKSVICITAHKEK